Proteins from a single region of Desulfosporosinus sp. Sb-LF:
- a CDS encoding M20/M25/M40 family metallo-hydrolase, with protein sequence MKFFKTSVIILVAILCLMVISWQVYTNTRISYPNGVTSSFSAAKAYEHVTYLAQKIGPRPAGSKSELKAAQYISYVLNQNGWKVHEQPFSKAVARETSVIQREQQVELINSQNIIAELPGNRPDTIVVGAHYDSASLNAPGAVDNASGVGVLLELARVLSQEPHEDTYQFIFFGAEEYGLVGSQFYTTQADLSAVRWMLNVDMVGTPLEIDVAGKKSTPPELIKQVVALAGESHISFHLSRDSILMARESTQGGASDFSSFLDKRIPALGLGISGRPAGYFHRPEDRLDRVSMEEMKKVGDYAHRLLTNVKLEKLGPHVWDELYLPFQIGKNVFILPNYGILIFTFFTFIVTVFLLIQFLRKNSNKHILDWKGILGILGVTIVLSLIVVGLSGIGEILWSWIKQVKLLYYAYPTLFVLARIGIALGILIILASWIDKLPLARDPHLYWFIGVIFLLGVSLLLALSRIDLAFPFVFWLLCFDLQIFLPNIILVVLGPYFIYCLHFELLNSQQWVSFYEAIHKYPLIFLGIYGLLLVPFFLACLHVVITKKELVKKIVYHTQKPALAVTCLVVLFLGLIPTYTKDYQQAVTVREEWSGSSEGLVHIFSSERLPNQLVKDLSGQEGKSLYVPILNVSPPLIVNTSVVEKNKNSERTLEISIKLNYSSEPYLVRLHLEGPKPFEVQTDEFLPMSKIPKKFQLKGVQQSSGNYSIILQRTPPQRNTIHLSIETQSEITCSIEAMFPDTSPRIQIQHALVSPDYQIQFKESYDF encoded by the coding sequence AATTTTATGTCTTATGGTTATTTCATGGCAGGTCTACACTAACACAAGAATTTCGTACCCCAATGGGGTTACATCGTCATTCTCAGCTGCAAAGGCATATGAGCATGTAACATACCTTGCTCAAAAAATTGGGCCCAGACCAGCTGGAAGTAAGTCGGAGCTAAAGGCTGCGCAGTATATTTCTTATGTGTTGAATCAAAATGGCTGGAAGGTACATGAACAGCCTTTTAGCAAAGCTGTGGCTCGAGAGACCTCAGTCATCCAACGTGAACAACAAGTTGAACTGATCAACAGCCAAAACATTATTGCGGAATTGCCAGGTAACCGTCCCGACACTATTGTCGTAGGTGCCCATTACGATTCTGCAAGTTTAAATGCTCCTGGTGCAGTGGACAATGCTTCAGGTGTCGGGGTTTTACTCGAACTCGCTAGAGTGCTGAGTCAAGAACCTCATGAAGATACCTATCAATTTATTTTCTTCGGAGCAGAAGAGTATGGTCTTGTGGGGTCCCAATTCTATACAACCCAAGCAGATTTATCAGCCGTTCGATGGATGCTCAATGTCGACATGGTGGGGACTCCCTTGGAAATAGACGTAGCAGGTAAGAAATCTACTCCTCCTGAGCTAATTAAGCAAGTAGTTGCATTGGCGGGCGAGAGTCATATCTCCTTTCATCTTAGTCGCGATTCTATCTTAATGGCCCGTGAAAGTACTCAAGGCGGCGCAAGCGATTTTAGTTCATTCTTGGATAAGAGAATTCCAGCACTTGGACTCGGTATTTCTGGGCGCCCAGCGGGATATTTTCATCGACCTGAAGATCGCCTCGATCGTGTTTCTATGGAAGAAATGAAGAAAGTTGGCGATTATGCCCATCGTTTGCTGACGAATGTAAAGTTGGAGAAGCTGGGACCCCATGTATGGGATGAATTATATTTACCTTTTCAAATTGGCAAGAATGTGTTTATTCTCCCGAACTATGGAATCCTTATTTTCACCTTCTTCACGTTTATAGTTACGGTTTTCCTCTTGATACAGTTTTTGAGAAAAAATTCGAATAAGCATATATTAGACTGGAAAGGAATTTTGGGAATTCTAGGAGTTACTATAGTTTTGAGTCTGATTGTAGTTGGCTTAAGTGGAATTGGAGAAATTCTTTGGTCTTGGATTAAACAGGTTAAGTTACTATACTACGCTTATCCTACACTCTTTGTACTAGCTCGTATTGGCATCGCCCTTGGGATATTAATAATCCTAGCGAGTTGGATTGATAAGCTCCCTTTAGCACGGGACCCCCATCTTTATTGGTTTATAGGAGTAATATTCCTATTAGGGGTCAGCTTATTATTAGCACTTTCTCGAATTGACCTCGCTTTTCCCTTCGTATTTTGGCTTCTATGCTTTGATTTACAGATTTTCTTACCTAACATTATCTTGGTAGTTTTGGGCCCATATTTTATCTATTGTCTGCACTTTGAACTCTTGAATTCACAGCAGTGGGTCAGCTTTTATGAAGCAATCCATAAATATCCCTTAATTTTCCTTGGGATTTATGGTTTACTACTTGTCCCCTTCTTTTTAGCTTGTTTACATGTTGTGATTACAAAGAAAGAACTTGTAAAAAAAATAGTTTACCATACCCAAAAGCCTGCGTTAGCTGTTACCTGCTTAGTTGTTCTATTTTTAGGGTTGATTCCGACCTACACAAAAGATTACCAGCAAGCGGTTACGGTTCGTGAGGAGTGGTCAGGAAGTAGTGAAGGCTTGGTACATATTTTCTCAAGTGAACGTTTGCCAAATCAGCTAGTGAAAGACCTAAGCGGACAGGAAGGTAAGAGTCTCTATGTACCCATACTTAATGTAAGCCCGCCATTAATAGTTAATACATCAGTCGTAGAAAAGAACAAAAACTCAGAGAGAACCCTCGAAATTTCAATCAAACTTAATTATTCAAGCGAGCCGTATTTAGTCCGTCTTCATTTAGAAGGTCCTAAACCCTTTGAAGTACAAACTGACGAGTTTTTGCCCATGTCTAAAATTCCTAAAAAATTTCAACTGAAGGGAGTGCAACAATCGTCTGGAAACTATTCAATTATCCTCCAGAGAACGCCTCCTCAGAGAAATACTATTCATTTGTCTATAGAAACTCAAAGCGAAATAACGTGCTCTATTGAGGCAATGTTTCCTGATACGTCCCCACGTATACAAATTCAGCACGCGCTCGTATCGCCGGATTACCAGATCCAGTTTAAAGAGAGTTATGATTTTTAA
- a CDS encoding YkuS family protein, which yields MYKTIAVEDGLANVTQALNNAGFKTTQLEGSSLRNVQAVVVKGDGTNIFVPEWPVKIPVINASGRSADEIVDVVRDRFS from the coding sequence ATGTATAAGACGATCGCTGTTGAAGATGGACTCGCAAATGTTACTCAGGCTCTAAATAATGCAGGTTTTAAAACGACTCAGTTAGAAGGTTCTTCTTTACGTAATGTTCAAGCTGTTGTTGTTAAAGGAGACGGAACCAATATTTTTGTTCCGGAATGGCCAGTGAAGATCCCTGTTATAAACGCATCAGGTCGAAGTGCTGATGAAATCGTGGATGTTGTGCGAGATCGATTCTCTTAA
- a CDS encoding class I SAM-dependent rRNA methyltransferase, with protein sequence MTVPKAFLKQNRKKRLEQGHPWVYPGEIETIEGDPQGGDIIHIFNHVGHFLAKGFYNPLSQLIIRILTYSEQVEVDENLFLDKIEQAWKRRKWLSPEISSCRVVHGEADFLPGLIIDKYEDVLVVQILSLGIEVRRQWVYNSLRKIFNPRGIYERSDVPVRRLEGLEEREGFVDEPFDTQVTVRENGLSIVVDVAEGQKTGYFFDQRENRAALKPLMTGWGARHGIKVEGDGPPIDAKGRELKNPFWDGAEVLDCFSHTGSFMLHACLFGAKKVTCLDISEKAIEMARGNALLNGFLHRTEFVAANAFDFLREKVKDKKTWDIVILDPPAFAKNRKALEGAVRGYKEINLQGMKMVREGGILVTASCSYHLSAARFLNMLQDAAMDAHKVLRLIEFRRAGLDHPVLLGSEETDYLKFAIYEVFSR encoded by the coding sequence ATGACTGTTCCAAAGGCATTTCTTAAACAAAATCGTAAGAAAAGGCTCGAGCAAGGGCATCCTTGGGTTTATCCCGGTGAAATCGAAACGATTGAGGGAGATCCTCAGGGTGGGGATATTATACATATTTTTAATCATGTCGGACATTTTTTAGCCAAGGGATTTTATAATCCTCTATCCCAACTCATCATTCGCATTCTGACCTATTCCGAGCAAGTTGAAGTGGATGAAAACTTATTCCTGGATAAAATCGAGCAAGCTTGGAAGCGGCGGAAGTGGTTATCACCGGAAATTTCATCGTGTCGGGTTGTCCATGGGGAAGCGGATTTCTTACCAGGGTTAATTATCGATAAGTATGAAGATGTCCTAGTTGTTCAAATTCTTTCCTTGGGGATAGAAGTGCGCCGCCAATGGGTCTATAATTCGTTGAGAAAGATCTTTAACCCTAGAGGTATCTATGAACGAAGCGATGTTCCGGTAAGACGACTTGAGGGACTCGAGGAAAGAGAGGGTTTTGTTGATGAGCCGTTTGACACCCAAGTAACAGTTCGTGAAAATGGGTTAAGTATTGTAGTGGATGTAGCTGAGGGACAGAAAACAGGCTATTTCTTTGATCAGAGAGAAAATAGAGCAGCCTTGAAGCCTCTGATGACAGGATGGGGGGCTAGGCACGGTATTAAAGTTGAGGGAGATGGGCCTCCGATCGATGCGAAAGGCAGAGAACTAAAGAATCCCTTTTGGGATGGTGCTGAAGTGTTAGATTGTTTTTCGCATACGGGTTCATTTATGTTACATGCCTGTCTATTCGGTGCCAAAAAGGTAACGTGTTTAGATATCTCAGAGAAGGCTATTGAAATGGCCAGAGGTAATGCTTTGCTTAATGGCTTTTTACATCGTACTGAATTTGTGGCAGCCAATGCTTTTGACTTTTTGAGGGAAAAAGTGAAGGATAAAAAAACTTGGGATATTGTTATTTTAGACCCTCCTGCATTTGCCAAAAATCGTAAAGCATTAGAAGGGGCCGTACGGGGATATAAAGAAATAAATCTTCAGGGTATGAAGATGGTTCGCGAAGGTGGTATTTTGGTTACGGCATCATGTTCGTACCATTTAAGTGCCGCGCGGTTTTTGAATATGCTACAAGATGCAGCTATGGACGCGCATAAAGTATTGCGGCTGATTGAATTTAGACGAGCTGGCCTAGACCACCCTGTGCTTCTAGGAAGTGAAGAAACAGACTATTTGAAGTTTGCTATTTATGAGGTATTTAGTCGTTAG
- a CDS encoding transcriptional repressor has translation MEELKTFETICKLLRNRAYKVTPQRQTILETFLEHVDRHLSAEEVYMLVKHQNPEIGLATVYRTLDILAEIGVLLKNDFGDGRSRYEFSRKDEHHHHHHLICLRCGNVSEFDDDLLESLEAVITKRNNFKIMDHNLKFYGYCHNCEEAL, from the coding sequence GTGGAAGAATTGAAAACATTCGAAACTATTTGCAAACTGTTGCGCAATCGCGCCTATAAGGTTACCCCTCAGCGTCAGACGATACTAGAAACGTTTCTGGAACATGTAGATCGTCATTTGAGTGCTGAAGAAGTGTATATGCTTGTTAAACATCAAAACCCGGAAATTGGCTTAGCTACGGTTTACCGTACACTAGACATATTGGCGGAAATTGGAGTTTTACTAAAAAATGATTTCGGTGATGGGCGAAGCAGGTATGAATTCAGCAGAAAAGATGAACATCATCATCACCATCACCTCATTTGTTTACGTTGTGGAAATGTCTCTGAATTTGATGATGATTTATTAGAATCACTCGAAGCTGTCATCACCAAACGCAATAATTTTAAAATAATGGATCATAATTTAAAATTTTATGGATACTGCCATAATTGTGAAGAGGCGCTATAA
- a CDS encoding tetratricopeptide repeat protein, whose product MDLPLASNVKQKRPSLQNSYMWSFFQAQWHHRFGKTDEAIRYWVDLLNRNSPKLCLTEVRYLIEAQAFQEARDYLESLEGNQIEDSPDISYLLSRCYLGQALIPQAKETIMRAIQTKPQNAIYWDLLADCHLELGDWREAIKALDNSLRAAPQNAETNYRLGIIYAFHNEHLEALRCFQGCCQLRPRESLYWEMKAEMHLVLEQLSDACISFDRALRYGGTPDLAARLAYCYIQNDKIKKGIEYYKFVLKYEPDHYDALCNLSAVYQNQGRSQDALNLLDRAKNIYPNDPILLNNLAFTLVHQGRTRKATEYYREALALAPNNPLILYNLSVCLTRKGNWQEGIDSLNKLFEIDPNHSAGWALLGNIYDQMDESDTAIDCFNKALKLA is encoded by the coding sequence ATGGATCTACCTTTGGCCTCAAATGTTAAACAAAAAAGGCCATCTCTTCAAAATTCGTATATGTGGAGTTTTTTCCAAGCCCAATGGCATCATCGTTTCGGTAAGACGGACGAAGCTATCAGGTATTGGGTGGATTTGTTAAATCGGAATTCGCCTAAACTATGTTTAACAGAGGTGCGATATTTAATTGAGGCACAAGCGTTTCAAGAAGCGAGAGATTATTTGGAAAGTCTGGAAGGTAACCAGATTGAAGATTCACCTGATATAAGTTATCTTCTCTCACGCTGTTATCTTGGACAAGCACTTATTCCACAGGCTAAAGAAACGATCATGCGGGCAATTCAAACAAAACCTCAGAATGCAATTTATTGGGATCTGCTAGCTGATTGTCATTTGGAACTTGGAGATTGGCGTGAGGCGATAAAGGCCTTGGATAATTCTTTGCGGGCTGCGCCTCAAAATGCTGAAACAAATTATCGTCTTGGAATCATTTACGCGTTTCATAATGAACATCTAGAAGCTTTAAGGTGTTTTCAAGGATGTTGTCAACTTCGACCACGAGAATCCTTATATTGGGAAATGAAAGCTGAGATGCATCTGGTATTGGAACAGTTGTCCGATGCTTGTATAAGTTTTGACAGAGCGCTTCGTTATGGAGGAACCCCGGATTTAGCGGCAAGATTAGCGTATTGTTACATTCAAAATGATAAGATCAAAAAAGGAATTGAGTATTATAAATTTGTACTTAAATATGAACCTGATCATTATGATGCATTATGTAACCTTTCAGCTGTTTATCAAAACCAGGGCCGATCTCAGGATGCTTTAAATTTGTTAGATCGTGCAAAAAATATTTATCCTAACGATCCTATTCTACTTAATAATTTAGCCTTTACTTTGGTTCATCAGGGGCGTACCAGAAAAGCTACAGAATACTACCGTGAAGCTCTGGCGTTAGCACCCAACAATCCGCTCATTCTTTACAATTTAAGCGTTTGCTTAACTCGCAAAGGAAATTGGCAGGAAGGCATTGATTCACTGAACAAACTCTTTGAAATAGACCCGAACCATTCAGCGGGATGGGCCTTACTGGGAAATATTTATGACCAAATGGATGAATCCGATACGGCGATCGACTGTTTTAATAAGGCATTAAAGCTAGCATAA
- the queD gene encoding 6-carboxytetrahydropterin synthase QueD codes for MFQVCVQAHFDAAHFIRNYDGKCANLHGHRWNVVVCIEGKQLDHLGMLIDFSEVKLTIRKVLKFLDHSLLNDLPSFGPDGVNPTAEHLAEFLFMKLKQDLVLSEKRLAWVKVYESPDTWAIFKED; via the coding sequence ATGTTTCAGGTATGTGTTCAAGCGCATTTCGATGCTGCTCATTTTATCCGCAACTATGACGGTAAGTGTGCCAACTTGCATGGTCATCGTTGGAATGTTGTTGTTTGTATTGAAGGTAAACAATTAGATCATTTAGGAATGCTAATAGATTTTAGCGAAGTTAAGCTGACTATTCGAAAAGTCTTAAAGTTTCTAGATCATAGTTTATTAAATGACCTGCCTTCCTTTGGACCTGATGGGGTCAATCCAACCGCCGAGCACCTCGCAGAATTTTTATTTATGAAATTAAAGCAAGATTTGGTTCTATCTGAAAAACGTTTAGCTTGGGTCAAAGTTTACGAATCTCCGGATACTTGGGCCATTTTTAAGGAGGACTAA
- the queC gene encoding 7-cyano-7-deazaguanine synthase QueC, whose protein sequence is MAGIALLSGGLDSTVALALYLEKDIVNLALTFDYGQRASEKEVSAARKIAEYYNIPHHVIPLPFLQEQTHSALVNRSEDLPNMEFEELDLQEITLQSARQVWVPNRNALFLNIAAVFAENMGESTSLITGFNREEAATFPDNSLEFIEAINRCFLYSTQEKVTVVSPTSIFAKMEIVREGLRMNIPFEHIWSCYESTERVCGQCESCQRLKRALISNNAQGLVNQLFNVNEELCEKELE, encoded by the coding sequence ATGGCAGGAATCGCCTTACTTTCGGGTGGCTTGGACTCAACGGTTGCGTTGGCGCTCTACTTAGAAAAGGACATTGTAAATTTAGCCCTTACTTTTGATTATGGACAAAGGGCCAGTGAAAAAGAAGTTTCTGCCGCACGAAAAATTGCAGAGTATTATAACATTCCACATCACGTAATTCCCCTACCTTTTTTACAGGAACAGACTCATTCTGCTCTAGTTAATCGTTCTGAGGATTTGCCCAATATGGAATTTGAAGAACTTGATCTTCAAGAAATAACGCTCCAAAGTGCTCGTCAGGTATGGGTCCCCAATCGCAATGCCCTTTTCTTAAACATCGCTGCCGTTTTCGCAGAAAACATGGGAGAATCTACGTCTTTGATTACAGGTTTTAATCGTGAGGAGGCGGCGACGTTTCCAGACAATTCTTTGGAATTTATAGAGGCTATAAATCGATGCTTCCTATACTCAACTCAAGAAAAGGTGACCGTAGTGAGTCCCACTTCCATTTTCGCAAAAATGGAGATTGTTAGAGAAGGATTGCGAATGAATATTCCTTTTGAGCATATATGGAGTTGTTATGAAAGTACGGAGAGGGTATGCGGGCAGTGTGAGAGTTGCCAAAGGTTAAAACGTGCCTTGATAAGTAATAATGCTCAGGGACTTGTCAATCAACTATTTAATGTCAATGAAGAACTTTGTGAAAAAGAACTTGAATAA
- a CDS encoding DUF366 family protein has product MKYHVLQKLLNYDGSQLQSLFAYKNFGLMGDSISVFRGSCRVEQDEMVDMEDVLAQDWIYSEDMLHFIVEHFELDLEKTIIRQRLLIATIKEELEKLGVKTLSRSGDDLYEEDKKLSVSISTLSPVSTLIHCGLNVSNKNTPIPTIGLANLHIQDVLSFGENVAKQYCDEVLSMRLARCKVRGVQ; this is encoded by the coding sequence ATGAAATACCATGTATTACAAAAACTTCTGAACTATGATGGCAGTCAACTCCAATCCTTATTTGCCTATAAAAACTTTGGTCTTATGGGTGATAGCATAAGCGTGTTTCGGGGATCGTGCCGTGTAGAACAAGATGAGATGGTGGATATGGAGGATGTCTTAGCTCAGGACTGGATTTATAGTGAGGACATGTTGCATTTTATTGTTGAACATTTCGAATTGGATTTAGAAAAGACTATTATTCGTCAAAGGCTATTGATCGCTACGATCAAAGAAGAACTCGAAAAGCTTGGTGTTAAAACTCTGAGCCGGAGTGGGGATGACCTTTATGAAGAGGACAAAAAACTCTCGGTGAGTATCAGTACCCTTTCCCCGGTATCCACTCTGATCCATTGTGGACTGAATGTGTCGAATAAGAACACGCCGATTCCCACTATTGGCCTGGCGAACCTTCATATTCAGGATGTATTATCGTTTGGAGAGAATGTTGCCAAACAGTATTGTGATGAGGTCCTATCTATGCGCCTTGCGCGTTGCAAAGTTCGAGGAGTTCAATAA